One Bemisia tabaci chromosome 7, PGI_BMITA_v3 DNA window includes the following coding sequences:
- the LOC109031431 gene encoding probable chitinase 10 isoform X1, which produces MLKNLPQIALFLGACAVTYVSSDAQPAAAAQPFHVMCYYDERAGIDRGNDQGKVTPKNLLSGAQAEYCTHLIYGFAIVGNDSKSIQVRSAKSEELYKDLTALKAKGINTLIALGGAEDSKNFEKYVKLVTNVDNRKAFVESVVAFLSKHKFDGLLLQWEYPVCRDGSDCTKGSVDERTGYGELMKQLSEALKPKSFLLAAGISPKIDVIDKAYNVQVLTKYLDFVLVEGYKYNQGYSKVFETQFYNVNTTTEPSVVNTIMQLHTKGVPLKKQVLGISLAGNSYVLAAADKHGYGVAATGPGAAAEFTKLPGVMGYFEICNNVVNKGWKVVHERKNTVKLNPYAFKGNQLVTYEDTTDLLRKGKFIKDQKMLGAAVWSADLDDIRNICKCGNFPMLRALNQELRGETVVPGKKMWENCA; this is translated from the exons ATGTTAAAAAATCTACCTCAAATAGCCCTATTCCTGGGGGCATGTGCAGTGACGTACGTATCGTCAGATGCACAGCCAGCAGCAGCAGCTCAac CATTCCATGTGATGTGCTACTACGATGAGCGGGCAGGCATCGACCGAGGAAATGACCAGGGGAAGGTGACACCGAAGAACCTGTTGTCCGGCGCCCAAGCAGAATACTGCACTCACCTTATCTACGGCTTCGCAATCGTCGGAAACGATTCTAAGTCCATTCAAGTCCGAAGCGCCAAATCAG AGGAGCTTTACAAAGATCTTACGGCGTTGAAGGCAAAGGGAATCAACACCCTCATTGCCTTAGGTGGTGCTGAggattccaaaaatttcgagaaGTACGTCAAATTGGTCACAAACGTAGACAACAGGAAGGCCTTCGTTGAAAGTGTGGTTGCATTTTTGAGCAAGCACAAATTCGATGGACTCTTGCTCCAGTGGGAGTACCCTGTTTGCCGTGAT GGATCCGACTGCACAAAAGGCAGTGTCGACGAGAGAACCGGATACGGCGAGTTGATGAAGCAACTGAGCGAAGCCTTAAAACCCAAAAGCTTTCTTTTAGCAGCAGGCATCTCCCCCAAGATTGACGTTATCGACAAAG CGTACAACGTTCAAGTTTTGACGAAATACTTAGATTTTGTGCTCGTGGAAGGATACAAATACAACCAAGGATATTCGAAAGTTTTCGAAACCCAATTCTACAATGTCAACACCACGACTGAACCCAGCGTC GTGAACACCATCATGCAGTTGCACACCAAAGGCGTCCCCCTCAAGAAGCAAGTCCTTGGCATTAGCTTGGCTGGAAACTCATACGTTCTTGCGGCCGCTGACAAGCATGGCTACGGTGTCGCTGCCACCGGCCCTGGTGCTGCAGCTGAGTTCACCAAGCTTCCCGGTGTCATGGGCTACTTCGAG ATCTGCAACAATGTAGTAAACAAAGGCTGGAAAGTAGTCCACGAACGCAAGAACACCGTTAAGCTCAACCCGTACGCGTTCAAGGGAAACCAATTGGTAACCTATGAAGACACCACTGACTTGCTCAGGAAG GGTAAATTCATCAAGGACCAAAAGATGTTGGGAGCCGCCGTCTGGTCGGCTGACTTGGACGACATCAGGAACATCTGCAAGTGCGGGAACTTCCCCATGCTGAGAGCCCTGAATCAGGAACTCAGGGGAGAGACCGTCGTCCCTGGCAAGAAAATGTGGGAGAACTGTGCATAG
- the LOC140225130 gene encoding uncharacterized protein, with amino-acid sequence MAYSYSNKCWILLIILLFQQCNNTHAGAACYASCCVVCCEMGPFKFAAAYGVILDIAGCGAMCGVACAFGFFVPPACFANDTMISVRDGGVIVEKPISLVKENDQVLTLKNNQPSWTRVIRNLHSKGSFKFVQVTTQSSPDGPVKPVTITSEHGVVLLSNSGNDKLINSAHNIVPGDMVLSSTGNTSLVVGTVHVTLEEKYTLETADGTILASDIFMTTICAEEISGKKLPFESAMQNWRSRHPYVVTPHGFNKSWHNEVTFKLGLSIQDICKNKSLTSFTPPDFSLPPYSFPQMRSIDSGL; translated from the coding sequence ATGGCATACTCATACTCCAATAAATGCTGGATTCTTCTTATAATTTTGCTTTTCCAGCAATGCAATAATACACATGCAGGTGCTGCATGTTATGCCTCCTGTTGTGTTGTTTGCTGTGAAATGGGACCGTTCAAATTTGCTGCGGCGTATGGTGTAATACTTGACATCGCAGGTTGTGGAGCCATGTGCGGGGTTGCTTGCGCATTTGGATTTTTCGTACCTCCAGCCTGCTTCGCAAATGACACGATGATAAGTGTCCGTGACGGGGGTGTCATTGTCGAGAAACCGATAAGCTTGGTGAAGGAGAATGACCAAGTcttgactttaaaaaataatcaaccAAGCTGGACTCGAGTTATCAGGAACCTGCATTCAAAAGGCTCCTTCAAATTCGTTCAGGTTACCACTCAAAGTTCACCAGATGGGCCTGTAAAACCTGTGACAATAACCTCGGAACATGGTGTAGTCTTGCTCTCAAACTCAGGAAATGATAAACTGATAAATTCTGCCCACAATATTGTGCCCGGGGACATGGTGCTCTCAAGTACTGGCAATACATCACTGGTTGTTGGCACTGTTCATGTGACGTTGGAAGAAAAGTATACTCTGGAGACGGCAGACGGAACCATCTTGGCATCGGATATTTTCATGACGACCATTTGCGCCgaggaaatttcaggaaaaaaacttCCCTTCGAATCTGCAATGCAAAATTGGCGCTCAAGGCATCCTTACGTAGTAACTCCTCATGGCTTTAATAAATCATGGCACAACGAAGTGACTTTCAAGTTGGGGCTCTCGATCCAGGATATTTGTAAGAATAAATCTTTAACTAGCTTCACCCCGCCAGATTTCTCGCTACCACCCTACTCTTTTCCCCAAATGCGGTCAATTGATTCTGGCTTGTGA
- the LOC109031431 gene encoding probable chitinase 10 isoform X2: MLKNLPQIALFLGACAVTYVSSDAQPAAAAQPFHVMCYYDERAGIDRGNDQGKVTPKNLLSGAQAEYCTHLIYGFAIVGNDSKSIQVRSAKSEELYKDLAALKAKGIKTLIALGGAEDSKKFEKYVKLVTNVDNRKAFVESVVAFLSKHKFDGLLLQWEYPVCRDGSDCTKGSVDERTGYGELMKQLSEALKPKSFLLAAGISPKIDVIDKAYNVQVLTKYLDFVLVEGYKYNQGYSKVFETQFYNVNTTTEPSVVNTIMQLHTKGVPLKKQVLGISLAGNSYVLAAADKHGYGVAATGPGAAAEFTKLPGVMGYFEICNNVVNKGWKVVHERKNTVKLNPYAFKGNQLVTYEDTTDLLRKGKFIKDQKMLGAAVWSADLDDIRNICKCGNFPMLRALNQELRGETVVPGKKMWENCA; this comes from the exons ATGTTAAAAAATCTACCTCAAATAGCCCTATTCCTGGGGGCATGTGCAGTGACGTACGTATCGTCAGATGCACAGCCAGCAGCAGCAGCTCAac CATTCCATGTGATGTGCTACTACGATGAGCGGGCAGGCATCGACCGAGGAAATGACCAGGGGAAGGTGACACCGAAGAACCTGTTGTCCGGCGCCCAAGCAGAATACTGCACTCACCTTATCTACGGCTTCGCAATCGTCGGAAACGATTCTAAGTCCATTCAAGTCCGAAGCGCCAAATCAG AGGAGCTTTACAAAGATCTTGCGGCGTTGAAGGCAAAGGGAATCAAAACCCTTATTGCCTTAGGTGGTGCTGAGGATTCCAAAAAATTCGAGAAGTACGTCAAATTGGTCACAAACGTAGACAACAGGAAGGCCTTCGTTGAAAGTGTGGTTGCATTTTTGAGCAAGCACAAATTCGATGGACTCTTGCTCCAGTGGGAGTACCCTGTTTGCCGTGAT GGATCTGACTGCACAAAAGGCAGTGTCGACGAGAGAACCGGATACGGCGAGTTGATGAAGCAACTGAGCGAAGCCTTAAAACCCAAAAGCTTTCTTTTAGCAGCAGGCATCTCCCCCAAGATTGACGTTATCGACAAAG CGTACAACGTTCAAGTTTTGACGAAATACTTGGATTTTGTGCTCGTGGAAGGATACAAATACAACCAAGGATATTCGAAAGTTTTCGAAACCCAATTCTACAATGTCAACACCACGACTGAACCCAGCGTC GTGAACACCATCATGCAGTTGCACACCAAAGGCGTCCCCCTCAAGAAGCAAGTCCTTGGCATTAGCTTGGCTGGAAACTCATACGTTCTTGCGGCCGCTGACAAGCATGGCTACGGTGTCGCTGCCACCGGCCCTGGTGCTGCAGCTGAGTTCACCAAGCTTCCCGGTGTCATGGGCTACTTCGAG ATCTGCAACAATGTAGTAAACAAAGGCTGGAAAGTAGTCCACGAACGCAAGAACACCGTTAAGCTCAACCCGTACGCGTTCAAGGGAAACCAATTGGTAACCTATGAAGACACCACTGACTTGCTCAGGAAG GGTAAATTCATCAAGGACCAAAAGATGTTGGGAGCCGCCGTCTGGTCGGCTGACTTGGACGACATCAGGAACATCTGCAAGTGCGGGAACTTCCCCATGCTGAGAGCCCTGAATCAGGAACTCAGGGGAGAGACCGTCGTCCCTGGCAAGAAAATGTGGGAGAACTGCGCGTAG